The following are encoded in a window of Amaranthus tricolor cultivar Red isolate AtriRed21 chromosome 2, ASM2621246v1, whole genome shotgun sequence genomic DNA:
- the LOC130806116 gene encoding perakine reductase-like: MEDFRQFNVPKIKLGGQGLEVSRLGFGCGGLSGIYNAPLTHEEGILMIKQAFNSGITFFDTSDLYGDNYDNEIMIGKALKELPREKIQLATKFGCFKIGDVFGVKGNPDFVRKSCEGSLKRLGVDYIDLYFQHRVDTSVPIEETMGELMKLVEEGKIKYIGLSEASVDTILRAHTVYPLTAVQIQYNLWCRDVEQDVIPLCRELGIGIVTYSPLGRGFFGGKAVVEALQTESFLNLHPRFIGENLEINKLLYNRLADLSTKHSCCVPQLALAWLLHQGNDIVPIPGTTKIKNLNTNIESLTIKLETNDLKEISDAIPIDEVKGEQDPDALMKISYKFANTPMKKFI; this comes from the exons ATGGAGGATTTTCGTCAATTTAACGTGCCCAAAATCAAATTAGGTGGCCAAGGATTAGAG GTTTCAAGACTAGGATTTGGTTGTGGAGGACTATCCGGTATATATAATGCACCTCTCACACATGAAGAAGGGATTTTAATGATCAAGCAAGCTTTTAATAGTGGCATTACATTTTTTGATACTTCTGATTTATATGGTGATAACTATGACAATGAGATCATGATTGGCAAG GCCCTCAAGGAGCTTCCTAGAGAAAAAATTCAACTAGCAACTAAATTTGGTTGCTTCAAGATAGGTGATGTATTTGGTGTCAAAGGTAACCCAGATTTTGTAAGGAAGAGTTGTGAAGGTAGCCTTAAACGTCTTGGTGTTGACTACATTGATCTATATTTCCAACATCGTGTCGACACATCGGTTCCGATAGAAGAAACT ATGGGTGAGCTAATGAAGCTAGTAGAGGAAGGTAAGATAAAGTACATTGGATTATCTGAAGCAAGTGTAGACACTATTCTAAGAGCACATACTGTTTACCCTTTAACTGCCGTGCAAATACAATATAATCTTTGGTGTCGTGATGTTGAACAAGATGTAATTCCTCTTTGCCG TGAGCTTGGAATTGGGATAGTTACTTATAGCCCTCTTGGTCGTGGCTTCTTTGGAGGAAAGGCAGTTGTGGAAGCTCTACAAACAGAAAGCTTTTtg AATTTACATCCAAGGTTCATTGGTGAAAATCTAGAGATAAACAAGTTATTGTACAACCGACTTGCTGATTTATCAACAAAGCATTCATGTTGTGTGCCACAATTAGCCTTGGCTTGGTTGCTTCATCAGGGGAATGACATTGTTCCCATCCCGG gaactacgaaaataaaaaaccttaatacCAATATCGAGTCATTGACAATAAAATTAGAGACCAATGATTTGAAAGAAATATCGGATGCAATTCCTATTGATGAAGTTAAAGGGGAACAAGATCCTGATGCCCTAATGAAAATTTCATACAAGTTTGCTAATACTCCCATGAAGAAATTCATTTGA
- the LOC130806119 gene encoding reticulon-like protein B8: MPESITAENLMNNIMETISEGIHKQNSGSLFEEEISNPVASKFNRLFGREQPVHKVLGGGKSADVLLWRNKKISGSVLAGATAIWVMFEWLNYNFLSLACFSIAAGLLVQFLWSNASGFMNRSQVEVPRIQLPEEWFGNAGIAIGRELNRASRFLQNIACGGNLKQFVIVVSGLVAAAMIGSWCNFLTLIYLGFVAAHTLPVLYEKYEDEIDGFVDKLLNRMTHHYKNVDARFLGKMPTRKYWGKKHE, encoded by the exons ATGCCGGAAAGCATTACAGCTGAGAATCTTATGAACAACATAATGGAAACAATATCCGAAGGCATTCATAAACAGAACTCTGGTTCCCTTTTTGAGGAGGAAATATCCAATCCTGTTGCTTCAAAGTTTAACCGTCTTTTTGGTCGTGAGCAGCCTGTGCATAAAGTTTTGGGTGGTGGAAAGT CTGCTGATGTCTTGCTATGGCGAAACAAGAAAATTTCGGGCAGTGTTTTAGCTGGTGCTACTGCTATCTGGGTGATGTTTGAATGGCTGAATTACAATTTTCTGTCCCTTGCCTGCTTTTCTATCGCCGCGGGTCTACTCGTTCAGTTTCTTTGGTCAAATGCTTCGGGTTTCATGAACAG GTCACAAGTCGAAGTTCCACGAATTCAACTGCCAGAGGAATGGTTTGGTAATGCCGGCATTGCAATTGGTAGAGAACTCAACCGGGCATCGAGATTCCTTCAAAATATTGCTTGTGGCGGAAACTTAAAGCAATTTGTTATT GTCGTATCAGGCTTGGTGGCTGCTGCTATGATCGGGAGCTGGTGCAACTTTCTTACACTTATCTACCTTG GTTTTGTTGCCGCACACACCCTACCAGTTCTCTATGAAAAATATGAAGATGAAATCGATGGCTTTGTGGACAAACTCCTCAACCGCATGACACACCATTATAAGAATGTTGATGCTCGTTTTCTCGGTAAAATGCCCACTCGAAAGTACTGGGGAAAGAAACACGAGTGA